Proteins from one Stegostoma tigrinum isolate sSteTig4 chromosome 17, sSteTig4.hap1, whole genome shotgun sequence genomic window:
- the fgf3 gene encoding fibroblast growth factor 3: MLITVCLLLSSLELSAQQSPLAQAPAVAPREPCGPSLACEPRLRRDAGGRGGVYEHLGGAPRRRRLYCATKYHLQIHLNGKIDGSLEKNSIFSILEITAVDVGVVAIKGLFSGKYLAMNKRGRLYASEVYNPECEFVERIHELGYNTYASRSYRTVPNAGGARRRNSAERLWYVSINGKGRPRRGFKTRRTQKSSLFLPRVLDSKDHEMVRLFHTSSKFRESLWKNSSKSEKTRAGQ; the protein is encoded by the exons ATGCTTATAACTGTCTGCCTGTTGCTGAGTTCGCTAGAGTTGAGTGCACAGCAGTCGCCGCTGGCCCAGGCGCCGGCTGTGGCTCCGAGGGAGCCGTGCGGCCCATCGCTGGCCTGCGAGCCCAGACTGAGGAGAGATGCCGGCGGCCGGGGGGGCGTCTATGAACATCTTGGGGGAGCCCCGCGCAGGAGGAGGCTCTACTGTGCCACCAAATACCATCTGCAGATCCACCTGAACGGGAAAATTGATGGCAGCCTGGAGAAAAACAGCATCTTCA GCATTTTGGAAATAACTGCTGTTGATGTGGGAGTTGTGGCAATTAAAGGTCTGTTCTCGGGTAAATACCTGGCTATGAATAAAAGAGGTCGCCTCTATGCGTCG GAAGTCTACAATCCGGAGTGCGAGTTTGTCGAGCGGATTCATGAACTGGGCTATAATACTTACGCTTCCAGATCCTACAGGACCGTTCCTAACGCAGGCGGCGCAAGGCGCCGGAACAGCGCCGAGAGACTATGGTACGTCTCCATCAACGGCAAAGGCCGACCGCGGAGAGGGTTCAAAACCCGCCGGACTCAAAAATCCTCCCTCTTCTTGCCGAGGGTGTTGGACAGCAAAGACCACGAGATGGTCCGATTATTCCACACCAGCTCGAAGTTTCGAGAGAGCCTTTGGAAAAACTCGAGCAAATCCGAGAAGACAAGAGCCGGCCAATAG